One region of Sulfuriroseicoccus oceanibius genomic DNA includes:
- the mutS gene encoding DNA mismatch repair protein MutS, producing MAKKKAGEKLTPMMQQYHGIKKKLPDDVLLFFRLGDFYELFFEDAKEAASILNVALTRRNDVPMCGVPHHAAEGYIGKLVKSGKRVAIAEQTTDPQPGKIVEREVRQVISAGTIDNLNLLDANRPNYLAAVCQSGKAYGLAHLDHSTGEFRLTQFNDRESLVDELNRIAPAETLYPDDQEDEWSAYPGAIAGDGYTFLEATAKDLLCEHFNTQSLDGFGCAQMPAAVGAAGAILHYVKYLLHRTTDHIKKLTSYTQTDFVQIDAASQRNLDLVESRSGNKHTLLHALNRTSTPMGSRLLRHWILHPIDDIDRLMERQDFIAALIEQPFIHEQVRTTLKQIRDIERSTGRLAQGSGNARDLLSLATSLDRIPELKDHLTAINTAHEPKILEELSPRLRDLSELSNHITSALVEEPPASLKDGGLFADGFHEELDTLRAASREGKQWLAELQEAEAERTGIKSLKVKYNAVFGYFIEITKANLANVPDDYVRKQTTANAERFITEELKLMEDKILGADERAKTLEYTLFIELRGSVLAHMDEIQDTAAALAIVDVLSGLAETARAFDYRRPHLTNDDTLTINGGRHPVLDQTLVDEKFVPNDTLLDRDDNLVVLITGPNMAGKSTYIRQVALLTLMAQIGSFIPADEATIGLVDRIFTRVGASDDLARGQSTFMVEMNETSLIINNATSRSLVILDEIGRGTATFDGLSIAWAVAEHLHDIIGARTLFATHYHELTRLSQSRKAVQNCSVAVREWNDRIIFLRKIVQGSANRSYGIQVARLAGLPPEIIHRAKDILAHLETQSATPKARKTAKPEEKNMPSLGLFEE from the coding sequence ATGGCAAAAAAGAAGGCGGGCGAAAAACTCACGCCGATGATGCAGCAGTATCACGGCATCAAGAAGAAGCTTCCGGACGACGTGTTGTTGTTCTTCCGGTTGGGTGACTTCTATGAACTGTTTTTTGAAGATGCCAAAGAGGCCGCAAGCATTCTCAATGTGGCCCTGACCCGCCGCAACGACGTCCCAATGTGCGGTGTCCCACATCACGCCGCCGAAGGTTACATCGGCAAATTGGTCAAATCCGGCAAACGCGTCGCCATCGCCGAACAAACGACCGATCCCCAGCCCGGAAAAATCGTTGAACGCGAGGTGCGCCAAGTCATTTCCGCAGGCACCATCGACAACCTCAACCTTCTCGACGCCAACCGCCCGAACTACCTCGCCGCGGTCTGCCAATCCGGCAAAGCCTACGGTCTGGCACATCTCGACCACTCGACTGGTGAGTTCCGCCTGACTCAGTTCAACGACCGCGAATCTCTGGTCGACGAGCTCAACCGCATCGCCCCTGCGGAAACCCTGTATCCCGATGACCAGGAGGACGAGTGGTCCGCCTACCCGGGCGCGATCGCTGGCGATGGATACACCTTCCTCGAAGCGACCGCCAAAGACCTGCTGTGCGAGCACTTCAACACGCAGTCGCTCGATGGATTTGGCTGCGCGCAAATGCCAGCCGCCGTGGGGGCCGCCGGTGCCATCCTGCACTACGTCAAATACCTGCTCCACCGCACCACCGACCACATCAAGAAGCTGACCTCGTACACGCAGACCGATTTCGTACAAATCGATGCCGCGTCACAGCGCAACCTGGATCTGGTCGAATCACGCTCTGGAAACAAACATACGCTGCTGCATGCGTTGAACCGAACCTCCACACCGATGGGGTCGCGCCTGCTCCGCCACTGGATCCTCCACCCAATCGACGACATAGACCGTTTGATGGAGCGCCAGGACTTCATTGCCGCGTTGATCGAGCAACCATTCATCCACGAACAGGTCCGCACCACGCTCAAACAAATCCGCGACATCGAACGCTCGACCGGACGCCTGGCCCAGGGAAGCGGCAACGCGCGTGATCTCCTCAGCTTGGCAACCTCGCTCGACCGGATCCCCGAGCTCAAAGACCACCTCACCGCCATCAACACCGCGCACGAACCGAAGATTCTCGAGGAACTCTCGCCAAGGCTGCGCGATCTCAGCGAGCTTTCCAACCACATCACCTCGGCGCTGGTGGAAGAGCCTCCAGCGTCACTTAAGGACGGTGGGTTGTTTGCCGATGGGTTCCACGAGGAACTCGACACCCTGCGCGCCGCATCACGCGAAGGAAAGCAGTGGCTGGCCGAACTTCAGGAAGCCGAGGCCGAGCGCACTGGGATCAAATCGCTGAAGGTGAAATACAATGCGGTCTTTGGTTACTTCATTGAAATCACCAAGGCTAACCTCGCCAATGTACCGGACGACTATGTCCGCAAACAAACCACCGCCAACGCCGAGCGCTTCATCACCGAAGAGCTGAAGCTGATGGAGGACAAGATCCTCGGTGCGGACGAGCGAGCCAAGACTTTGGAGTACACGCTCTTTATCGAACTGCGCGGCAGTGTGCTCGCCCACATGGACGAGATCCAGGACACGGCAGCAGCTCTCGCGATTGTCGACGTACTCTCCGGATTGGCGGAAACCGCCCGCGCATTCGACTATCGACGCCCGCACCTCACCAACGATGACACGTTGACCATCAACGGGGGACGACACCCGGTGCTCGACCAAACATTGGTCGATGAAAAGTTCGTGCCGAACGACACCCTGCTCGACCGCGACGACAACCTGGTGGTGCTCATCACCGGACCTAACATGGCTGGTAAATCGACCTACATCCGCCAGGTCGCGCTGCTCACGCTGATGGCTCAGATCGGGTCGTTCATCCCGGCTGATGAGGCCACCATTGGTCTGGTCGACCGCATCTTCACCCGCGTGGGTGCCAGCGACGACTTGGCCCGCGGGCAGTCCACATTCATGGTCGAGATGAACGAGACCTCGCTCATCATCAACAACGCGACCTCACGCAGCCTTGTCATTCTGGACGAAATCGGCCGCGGAACCGCTACTTTCGACGGCTTGTCCATTGCCTGGGCGGTTGCAGAACACCTGCATGATATCATTGGTGCCCGCACCTTGTTTGCCACTCACTACCATGAGCTTACGCGTCTTTCGCAGTCGCGCAAAGCGGTGCAGAACTGCAGCGTTGCCGTGCGCGAATGGAACGACCGTATTATCTTCCTGCGCAAGATTGTCCAAGGATCCGCCAACCGCTCCTATGGTATTCAGGTGGCACGTTTGGCTGGTCTTCCACCAGAGATCATCCACCGCGCCAAAGACATTCTAGCCCATTTGGAAACGCAGTCGGCCACTCCTAAAGCCCGCAAGACAGCGAAGCCGGAAGAGAAGAACATGCCGTCGCTGGGGCTTTTCGAGGAGTGA